A genomic window from Salvia miltiorrhiza cultivar Shanhuang (shh) chromosome 5, IMPLAD_Smil_shh, whole genome shotgun sequence includes:
- the LOC131026547 gene encoding anti-H(O) lectin 1-like has protein sequence MANLLRTLIPLLSSIVVLLLLATARSQSTSFTYHFPSEENDDPPRKLKYQGDAQFNWHSYSLRLTEPTPGKTGKAVGRVIYSSPVYFWRPGGKSTSELPSAQLWQTGGQVDFETTVEFIITPARGKSVAADGITFFVAPVGSTIPSDSGGANLGIFNCSGGSPSVFAVEIDTYGNGEWEPDYPHIGIDIGSRLSRNTTQVDSSIIGQQVTATINYAAATKMIAVRVTAGSKTFEVSYEYDLSSFLPQSVQVGLSAATGEFVASHEIKAWYFTATLVSNSAGNNIRQYV, from the coding sequence ATGGCCAATCTTCTCCGAACCCTAATTCCTCTCCTCTCCTCCATCGTCGTCCTCCTCCTCCTCGCCACGGCACGGTCCCAATCGACGTCGTTCACCTACCACTTCCCGAGCGAAGAAAACGACGATCCGCCGCGCAAGCTCAAATATCAAGGCGACGCCCAGTTCAATTGGCATTCCTACTCCCTCCGCCTCACGGAACCAACCCCCGGAAAAACCGGCAAAGCTGTCGGCCGAGTCATATACTCGTCGCCGGTATACTTCTGGCGCCCTGGGGGAAAGTCGACGTCGGAACTACCGTCGGCCCAATTATGGCAAACCGGGGGGCAGGTCGACTTCGAAACCACCGTCGAATTCATCATCACGCCTGCCCGCGGAAAGTCCGTTGCCGCCGACGGCATCACGTTCTTCGTCGCCCCCGTCGGCTCCACCATCCCCAGCGACTCTGGCGGAGCCAACCTCGGAATCTTCAACTGCTCCGGCGGCAGCCCCTCGGTCTTCGCCGTCGAGATCGACACCTACGGCAACGGCGAGTGGGAACCGGACTATCCCCACATCGGCATCGACATCGGGTCTAGGTTATCCCGCAACACGACGCAGGTCGACAGCTCCATAATCGGGCAGCAGGTGACGGCGACGATCAACTACGCCGCAGCCACGAAGATGATCGCCGTCCGTGTCACCGCCGGCTCGAAGACGTTTGAGGTCAGCTATGAGTACGATTTGAGCAGTTTTCTTCCTCAGTCGGTTCAGGTCGGGCTCTCCGCCGCTACCGGGGAATTCGTCGCAAGCCACGAGATCAAGGCGTGGTATTTCACGGCCACCCTTGTGTCTAACAGTGCTGGCAACAATATTCGTCAGTATGTGTGA